One window of the Ictidomys tridecemlineatus isolate mIctTri1 chromosome 11, mIctTri1.hap1, whole genome shotgun sequence genome contains the following:
- the Insl5 gene encoding insulin-like peptide INSL5 has translation MKGSIFTLFLLSVLFAISEARSEEIVKLCGLEYRRTVIYICASSRWRRHLEGIPQAQQGEKRNYFQLPNRHEASEENIAQDLPKVDSSGEEHVGDGQISTERRWESKKHLVMSRQDLETLCCKEGCSMTDLSTLC, from the exons ATGAAGGGCTccattttcactctgtttctaCTCTCTGTCCTATTTGCCATCTCAGAGGCGAGGAGCGAGGAGATTGTGAAGCTCTGTGGGCTGGAGTACAGAAGAACAGTCATATACATCTGCGCCAGCTCCAGGTGGAGAAGGCACCTGGAGGGAATCCCTCAAGCTCAGCAAG GTGAGAAAAGAAACTACTTTCAACTCCCAAATAGACATGAGGCTTCTGAGGAAAACATAGCCCAGGACCTGCCCAAAGTGGATTCCTCAGGCGAGGAACATGTTGGGGATGGACAGATATCCACGGAAAGGCGTTGGGAGTCAAAGAAACATTTGGTGATGTCAAGACAAGACTTAGAAACTTTGTGCTGCAAGGAGGGCTGTTCCATGACTGATCTGAGCACACTTTGTTAA